One genomic segment of Devosia sp. includes these proteins:
- a CDS encoding tripartite tricarboxylate transporter TctB family protein: MSETTRPPIGSYVAGGATILVGVVALFESFRYPLGSVGQLGPAIFPIGLSVLMMAAGAAILVEDLRQRSVPEEPAPLRKILAVVGGPVALALLITSFGMIPAIFASVLISALADRSVRLWMALAVSAVLALGCTLVFITLLKLPIAPINWPF, translated from the coding sequence GTGTCCGAAACAACCCGGCCGCCCATTGGTAGCTATGTAGCGGGCGGCGCCACCATTCTGGTGGGAGTCGTCGCCCTGTTCGAATCCTTTCGCTACCCCCTGGGCAGTGTGGGCCAGCTCGGGCCAGCCATTTTCCCAATCGGTCTGTCCGTGCTGATGATGGCCGCCGGCGCTGCCATCCTCGTCGAAGATTTGCGCCAACGGTCCGTTCCCGAAGAGCCCGCGCCCCTCCGCAAAATCCTGGCGGTGGTTGGCGGTCCGGTGGCGCTGGCCCTGTTGATCACCTCCTTCGGCATGATCCCGGCAATCTTTGCCAGCGTGCTGATTTCCGCGCTGGCAGACCGGTCGGTCCGGCTGTGGATGGCGCTGGCCGTGTCTGCTGTGCTGGCGCTCGGCTGCACCCTGGTCTTCATCACCCTGCTCAAGCTCCCCATCGCACCGATCAACTGGCCCTTCTGA